In Brevibacillus brevis, a genomic segment contains:
- a CDS encoding formate--tetrahydrofolate ligase, with amino-acid sequence MKPIVEIARAAGIDENELELYGKFKAKLSGELWEKVKDRPDGKLILVTAMNPNPAGAGKTLTTIGLSQSLNALGKKTIAALREPSLGPCMGIKGGATGSGKAQILPADDINLHFTGDIHAITSAHNLLAAMIDNHIFQGNALRLNPKKIVWKRAVDMNDRALRNIVVGLGDGNGMAREDGFMITTASEIMAILCLSENLEDLRERVSHIIVGYDLDDAPVRARDIHAVDAMCVLLREAIKPNLVQTIEGTPVLVHGGPFANIAHGCSSVIGTKTALKLADYVVTEAGFGADLGAEKFFDIKCRKAGLMPSAAVVVITVRALKYNGGVKVADLAQENREALERGFANVQRHIENLQKFGIPAVVAINHFATDTQAEVDAVLDLCKQLGVEAALSDVWAKGSQGGIELAEKVARAAEQPSRFRFLYEESLSIRDKIETVVKEVYRGSGVVFSPSALKTLQKVEEMGLSHLPVCMAKTPYSFTDRADVLGAPTDFTISVSEIRISAGAGFIVALTGSLVTMPGLPKKPAAESLYIDEDGRIMGLS; translated from the coding sequence ATGAAGCCGATTGTCGAGATCGCCAGGGCAGCAGGTATCGATGAGAATGAGTTGGAACTGTACGGAAAGTTTAAGGCCAAATTATCGGGTGAGCTTTGGGAGAAGGTAAAGGACCGTCCGGACGGCAAGCTGATCCTTGTGACGGCCATGAATCCCAATCCTGCCGGGGCCGGGAAGACGTTGACGACGATTGGGCTGTCCCAGTCGCTGAACGCTTTGGGGAAGAAGACGATTGCCGCGCTGCGGGAGCCGTCTCTCGGACCGTGCATGGGGATCAAAGGGGGAGCGACCGGCAGCGGGAAGGCTCAGATTCTCCCTGCTGATGATATCAACCTCCATTTCACAGGAGACATCCACGCCATCACTTCGGCGCACAACTTGTTGGCGGCGATGATTGACAACCACATTTTTCAAGGGAATGCGCTGCGTTTGAATCCGAAGAAAATTGTCTGGAAACGGGCCGTCGACATGAATGACCGCGCCCTGCGCAATATCGTGGTCGGACTGGGAGACGGAAACGGAATGGCACGCGAAGACGGCTTCATGATTACCACGGCTTCGGAAATCATGGCGATTCTGTGCCTGAGCGAAAATCTGGAGGATCTGCGGGAGCGCGTAAGTCACATCATCGTCGGCTACGATCTGGACGATGCACCTGTGCGAGCCCGGGATATCCATGCGGTCGATGCGATGTGCGTCCTCCTGAGAGAGGCGATCAAGCCAAACCTGGTGCAGACCATCGAAGGGACGCCCGTACTTGTGCACGGCGGACCGTTCGCCAACATCGCGCACGGATGCAGCAGCGTAATCGGGACGAAAACGGCGCTCAAGCTGGCAGACTACGTCGTGACGGAGGCCGGATTCGGAGCTGATCTGGGGGCAGAGAAGTTTTTTGACATCAAATGCAGAAAAGCGGGTCTGATGCCGTCAGCCGCGGTGGTCGTCATCACGGTGCGGGCGCTGAAGTACAACGGAGGCGTCAAGGTAGCCGATCTGGCCCAGGAAAATCGGGAAGCCCTGGAGCGCGGCTTCGCCAACGTCCAAAGGCATATCGAAAACCTGCAAAAGTTCGGTATTCCCGCCGTGGTCGCGATCAACCATTTCGCCACGGATACACAGGCCGAGGTGGATGCGGTACTTGACCTGTGCAAGCAGCTGGGCGTAGAAGCCGCGCTTTCCGACGTCTGGGCAAAAGGCAGCCAGGGCGGAATCGAGCTGGCGGAAAAAGTGGCGCGCGCAGCCGAACAGCCTTCCCGTTTTCGCTTCCTCTATGAAGAGAGCTTGTCGATTCGAGACAAAATCGAGACGGTGGTCAAGGAAGTTTACCGGGGATCCGGTGTCGTTTTTTCGCCATCTGCCCTGAAGACGCTGCAAAAGGTGGAGGAAATGGGGCTTTCGCATCTGCCCGTGTGCATGGCGAAAACGCCGTATTCCTTTACCGACCGGGCCGATGTACTGGGAGCGCCGACCGATTTCACTATATCGGTGAGCGAGATTCGCATTTCTGCAGGCGCAGGCTTTATCGTCGCTTTGACGGGAAGCTTGGTCACCATGCCGGGACTGCCGAAAAAGCCGGCCGCCGAGTCCCTCTACATCGATGAGGACGGCCGCATCATGGGCCTCAGCTGA
- a CDS encoding DEAD/DEAH box helicase has protein sequence MSTFNDFGLHHSIVRALSNMGFEEATAIQDQTMPIALQGRDLIGQAQTGTGKTAAFGIPLVERLDEESGNIQAVVLTPTRELAVQVAEEINKIAQFKKITALPIYGGQDITRQIKALKKRPQIIVATPGRFMDHMRRRTIRMDAIEIVVLDEADEMLNMGFIDDIKEILKEVPENRQTLLFSATMPRAIQEIAQQFMTDPVLISVKPKEVTVPNIEQQYMEVSEKQKFDVLCRLLDIHSPELAIVFGRTKRRVDELSEALTKRGYGAEGIHGDLNQAKRDSVLRKFKEGTIEVLVATDVAARGLDISGVTHVFNFDIPQDSESYVHRIGRTGRAGKTGLAITFVTSREMDHLRLIERSTNRRMERRSVPTMAEAMEGQQRMTVEKILEAAGRENLQAYKTLAEQLLEDVDSVTLVSAALKLLTKEPDMTPVRLTEEAPLRVSKKKFPPKGKGFSGGYGAKRPSRPRTGESRPRSGEFRPRSGDTRPRGGDFRPRGERQR, from the coding sequence TTGAGTACTTTTAATGATTTCGGATTGCATCACTCTATCGTGAGGGCACTGAGCAACATGGGCTTTGAAGAAGCCACAGCCATTCAAGACCAAACCATGCCGATCGCACTTCAGGGACGGGATTTGATTGGTCAGGCGCAAACGGGGACAGGAAAGACGGCTGCTTTTGGGATTCCCCTCGTGGAAAGGCTGGATGAAGAGAGCGGCAACATCCAGGCGGTCGTCCTGACGCCAACCCGCGAGCTTGCTGTGCAAGTCGCGGAAGAAATCAACAAGATTGCCCAGTTCAAAAAAATTACTGCACTGCCGATCTACGGCGGGCAGGACATCACTCGTCAGATCAAGGCGCTGAAAAAGCGTCCGCAAATCATCGTGGCGACGCCTGGCCGTTTCATGGATCACATGAGACGCAGAACGATTCGCATGGATGCCATCGAAATTGTCGTCCTGGACGAAGCGGATGAAATGCTGAATATGGGCTTCATCGACGACATCAAGGAAATCCTGAAGGAAGTGCCGGAAAATCGCCAAACCCTCCTGTTCTCGGCCACCATGCCGCGCGCGATCCAGGAAATCGCGCAGCAGTTCATGACTGACCCGGTTTTGATTTCGGTCAAGCCGAAAGAGGTGACGGTACCGAATATCGAGCAGCAGTACATGGAAGTCTCGGAAAAGCAGAAGTTCGATGTGCTTTGCCGCCTGCTCGACATCCATTCGCCAGAGCTCGCGATCGTCTTCGGCAGAACCAAGCGCAGAGTGGATGAGCTGTCCGAAGCGTTGACCAAGCGCGGCTATGGCGCTGAGGGGATTCACGGCGACTTGAACCAGGCGAAGCGGGACAGTGTCCTGCGCAAATTCAAAGAGGGCACGATCGAAGTGCTGGTCGCTACCGACGTTGCCGCTCGCGGCCTTGACATCAGCGGGGTCACGCACGTATTCAACTTTGACATCCCGCAAGACTCCGAAAGCTACGTACACCGGATCGGCCGTACGGGGCGGGCAGGAAAAACGGGTCTGGCGATCACCTTCGTGACCTCTCGCGAAATGGACCATCTGCGTCTGATCGAGCGTTCGACGAACCGACGCATGGAGCGTCGCTCCGTACCGACGATGGCAGAGGCGATGGAAGGTCAGCAACGCATGACCGTCGAAAAAATCCTCGAGGCGGCAGGAAGAGAAAATCTGCAGGCTTACAAAACGCTGGCTGAGCAGCTCCTGGAGGATGTGGATTCCGTTACGCTCGTGTCCGCTGCGCTGAAGCTCTTGACCAAGGAGCCGGACATGACGCCGGTTCGCCTCACGGAAGAAGCACCGCTTCGCGTCAGCAAGAAAAAGTTTCCTCCTAAGGGAAAAGGCTTCTCCGGCGGTTACGGGGCAAAGAGACCGTCACGTCCGCGCACGGGTGAATCACGCCCGCGCAGTGGCGAGTTCCGCCCTCGCTCCGGCGATACCCGTCCGCGCGGTGGAGATTTCCGTCCACGCGGTGAAAGACAGCGCTAA
- a CDS encoding BglG family transcription antiterminator gives MRVSSRQRAVIEMLLQETKSMTVGAIAEEIGVSARTIHREMDVLESMFEHYGLRLVRKAGAGVEVIGPQEQKQALRMDVLHQTTTEFTAQERKILILCALLEATEPVKLISLALDLKVTTATVSHDLDDLEQMLAQYELSLLRKRGYGVELIGSEASKRRAISRLLSDHLDDHQVIEIIKENIQNKNVRDIDSISERLLGLIDKEKLIKVENALNHLEEELPYSLADSAYLGLVTHLALAMERVEKGENIHFDEVTLSELTGTPEYEAARTIMERLKQTFQMEIPAAEIGYITMHLRGAKLRNSQEESLWPENAELMARTQRLIQYCEQRLGLPLRDDGSLFHGLLTHLEPALYRLKRKMEIRNPILDQIKANYGELFAVTKEALAQVFPELHVPDEEVGYVVMHIGAALERTRQEQQRYRALVVCSSGIGSSKILATRIQKEIPEIVSLRNLSLFDVGRIPPGEYDLIISTLPLPNSPMEYVMVSPLLPQEDIQKIKYHLHLAGERQGQTPEAKASKPNPPLAGEQASLRLRAMRDYAGYASELVEGMLVRKWDNKGLAEKEMLDRICGELQKRGSLRAVNPVVQQLLARERLGGLGIPDTSMALFHGKSEEVRAVSFTVHLLEEPIRIRSMDEKEMSVDILLLLLGPKELPKEGLEVLSEVSSMLIEEEAQRVFESGDTQRIADHIAGKLYYFCLNKTGLERGR, from the coding sequence TTGCGGGTATCATCGCGGCAACGGGCCGTCATCGAGATGCTGCTTCAGGAGACAAAAAGCATGACCGTCGGCGCCATCGCCGAAGAGATTGGGGTGAGCGCACGGACGATTCACCGGGAGATGGACGTCCTGGAATCGATGTTCGAGCATTACGGACTGCGTCTCGTGCGAAAAGCGGGAGCTGGGGTGGAAGTGATAGGGCCCCAGGAGCAGAAGCAAGCGCTTCGCATGGATGTGCTGCATCAAACCACCACCGAGTTCACGGCGCAGGAGAGGAAGATCCTCATCCTGTGCGCGCTTCTGGAAGCGACCGAACCGGTAAAGCTCATATCCCTGGCCCTGGACCTCAAGGTGACGACGGCTACGGTCAGCCACGATTTGGACGATCTGGAGCAGATGCTTGCCCAATACGAGCTGAGCCTGCTGCGGAAAAGGGGCTACGGCGTCGAACTGATCGGCTCCGAGGCGTCCAAGCGAAGAGCCATCAGCCGTCTATTGTCCGACCATCTCGACGATCATCAAGTGATCGAGATCATCAAGGAAAATATCCAGAACAAAAACGTACGGGACATCGACTCGATTTCGGAGCGCCTTTTGGGCCTGATCGACAAGGAAAAGCTGATCAAGGTGGAAAACGCCTTGAACCATCTGGAGGAGGAATTGCCTTATTCGCTGGCGGATAGCGCCTACCTCGGGCTGGTTACCCATTTGGCGCTGGCCATGGAACGGGTGGAAAAAGGCGAAAACATCCATTTTGACGAGGTGACCTTGAGCGAGCTGACCGGGACTCCGGAGTACGAAGCCGCCCGGACGATTATGGAGCGTCTCAAACAAACGTTTCAAATGGAAATTCCCGCGGCGGAAATTGGATACATCACCATGCATTTGCGGGGGGCGAAGCTGAGAAACTCCCAGGAGGAGTCCCTTTGGCCGGAAAATGCGGAGCTGATGGCCCGGACTCAGCGGTTGATCCAGTACTGCGAACAACGCTTGGGGCTGCCGCTGCGGGACGACGGCTCCCTGTTTCACGGACTGTTGACGCATCTCGAGCCGGCGCTTTACCGGCTGAAGCGAAAGATGGAGATACGCAACCCGATTCTCGATCAGATCAAGGCGAATTACGGCGAGTTGTTTGCGGTCACGAAGGAAGCTCTCGCCCAGGTCTTTCCCGAGCTTCACGTCCCGGATGAAGAGGTCGGATACGTGGTCATGCATATAGGGGCAGCTCTGGAAAGAACCAGGCAAGAGCAGCAGCGGTACCGTGCGCTGGTCGTTTGCTCCAGCGGAATCGGCTCCTCCAAAATTTTGGCGACGCGGATCCAGAAGGAAATTCCCGAAATCGTCAGCTTGCGAAATCTTTCCTTGTTTGATGTGGGGCGGATCCCGCCGGGCGAATACGATTTGATCATTTCCACGCTCCCGCTGCCAAACAGCCCCATGGAGTACGTCATGGTCAGTCCGCTGCTGCCGCAGGAGGACATCCAGAAGATCAAGTACCACCTCCACCTGGCGGGGGAAAGGCAAGGACAAACACCGGAAGCGAAGGCGTCCAAGCCGAATCCGCCTTTGGCAGGAGAGCAGGCAAGCCTCCGACTGCGGGCAATGCGCGACTACGCCGGATATGCGAGCGAGCTGGTAGAAGGCATGCTGGTGCGGAAGTGGGACAACAAAGGATTGGCCGAAAAGGAAATGCTGGATCGGATCTGCGGGGAGCTGCAAAAGCGCGGAAGCTTGCGCGCGGTAAACCCTGTCGTTCAGCAGCTGCTTGCCAGGGAAAGGCTGGGCGGCCTGGGTATCCCAGATACATCCATGGCGTTGTTCCACGGCAAGAGTGAAGAAGTGCGGGCGGTGTCGTTTACGGTACACCTGCTGGAAGAACCTATACGGATCCGCTCCATGGACGAGAAGGAGATGTCCGTCGACATTCTGCTTCTCCTCCTGGGACCCAAAGAGCTGCCAAAAGAAGGGCTCGAGGTGCTGAGCGAGGTCAGCTCCATGCTCATCGAGGAAGAAGCACAACGCGTTTTTGAATCGGGAGACACACAGCGCATCGCTGATCACATCGCAGGCAAACTGTACTATTTTTGCCTGAACAAGACAGGATTGGAGAGAGGAAGATGA
- a CDS encoding methyl-accepting chemotaxis protein codes for MKASLRRKLIVVMCLLLVISLAAVCGASYWSSSRLLASSLDKEAELAANNLSIRIDSFFTEKIGVVETIGEMMSADNNFDHDLKLIQEAQKKNPEFETFFFSYDLSGKKVINFKGEETNPSDRPHFQEAGKGEGKIIVSEPVVSQRTGNNIVTVIVPLMKDNRQYGYVGSTIPINEIQKTVSEEKFGQSGYALLVSKKGTYIWHPNADLILKESVLNANIPELQKAYEAIQQGNHGIIQYQQDHAAQFASFASTKLNWGVFITAPTTELHAPVNELSVKLIAISAAVLVIGILVVYFLAIRLVKPIQRLNHAVNVVAQGNLTETVTVDGKDEIAVLSRDFNQTVSHLKNLIEGVSLSSEQVLLFTQEVSAGIENATESVNRIGSSIAQISKGAQAQANSSQEVAISMSEMAAGIVKIAETSSHVSEAAKEAAQQAEQGTAVVEQAVHQMGSIGEGTSKAAEAIERLNSRSKEIEGILDTISQLTSQINLLALNASIEAARAGEHGRGFAVVAGEVKNLANQSEESASKIAQLIGEIQQDTRHAFDVMNESNQNAQDGIQLIEEVRDIFAHILNSSRNVAGHILEVSAASEQMSAGSEQVSASVDEMHHIAKHASDDAQTVVEAAEEQLQAIQDIAASVERLNAVAEELRYGVGKFTL; via the coding sequence ATGAAAGCAAGCTTGCGAAGAAAGTTGATTGTCGTGATGTGCCTGCTCCTGGTTATCAGTTTGGCTGCTGTTTGCGGTGCCAGCTATTGGAGCTCCTCAAGGCTGCTGGCTTCCAGTTTGGACAAGGAAGCGGAATTGGCAGCGAACAACCTTTCCATCCGGATTGACAGTTTCTTCACCGAAAAAATCGGAGTCGTCGAAACCATCGGAGAAATGATGTCAGCGGATAACAACTTTGACCATGACTTGAAGCTGATCCAAGAAGCGCAGAAGAAAAATCCGGAATTCGAAACGTTCTTCTTCTCCTATGATTTAAGCGGCAAAAAGGTCATCAACTTCAAGGGAGAGGAGACCAACCCGTCTGACCGTCCGCACTTCCAGGAAGCCGGAAAGGGAGAGGGGAAAATCATCGTCTCCGAGCCTGTGGTTTCCCAGCGGACGGGCAACAACATCGTGACGGTCATCGTTCCGTTGATGAAGGACAACCGCCAGTACGGCTATGTCGGTTCAACCATTCCAATCAATGAAATCCAAAAGACCGTGTCTGAAGAAAAGTTCGGACAAAGCGGGTACGCCCTTTTGGTCAGCAAAAAAGGAACGTATATCTGGCATCCGAATGCCGACCTGATCCTGAAGGAATCCGTGTTGAACGCGAATATTCCGGAGCTCCAAAAGGCGTATGAAGCGATCCAGCAGGGCAATCACGGGATCATCCAGTACCAGCAGGACCATGCTGCCCAGTTTGCCTCGTTTGCCAGCACCAAGCTGAACTGGGGCGTATTCATTACCGCTCCAACCACAGAGCTGCATGCTCCGGTCAATGAGCTGTCGGTAAAACTGATCGCTATCTCGGCAGCTGTATTGGTCATCGGGATTTTGGTGGTGTACTTCCTGGCCATCCGTTTGGTCAAGCCGATCCAGCGTCTGAACCATGCAGTGAACGTGGTGGCACAAGGCAATTTGACGGAGACCGTGACCGTAGACGGCAAAGACGAGATCGCCGTTTTGTCCCGCGACTTCAACCAGACCGTCTCCCACTTGAAGAACCTGATTGAGGGTGTGTCGTTGTCTTCCGAGCAGGTGCTGTTGTTTACGCAGGAAGTCTCGGCCGGAATTGAGAACGCGACCGAAAGTGTAAACCGGATCGGCTCTTCTATCGCCCAAATTTCCAAAGGGGCTCAGGCGCAAGCGAACAGCTCTCAGGAAGTGGCTATATCCATGAGCGAAATGGCGGCGGGGATTGTCAAAATTGCGGAGACTTCCTCCCACGTCTCAGAGGCTGCCAAAGAGGCTGCGCAACAGGCGGAGCAGGGAACGGCTGTCGTAGAGCAGGCCGTCCATCAAATGGGCAGCATCGGCGAAGGAACGAGCAAAGCTGCAGAGGCGATCGAACGATTGAATAGCCGCTCCAAAGAAATTGAGGGAATTCTCGATACCATCAGTCAGTTGACCTCCCAAATCAATCTGCTTGCGTTGAACGCTTCGATCGAGGCGGCACGGGCAGGCGAGCATGGGCGCGGATTTGCCGTCGTAGCCGGCGAAGTGAAAAATCTGGCGAACCAGTCCGAAGAGTCGGCATCCAAAATCGCGCAGCTGATCGGGGAAATTCAACAGGATACCCGCCATGCATTCGACGTGATGAACGAGAGCAATCAAAACGCGCAGGATGGCATTCAGCTGATCGAAGAAGTACGGGATATTTTCGCCCATATTCTCAACTCGTCCCGCAATGTGGCCGGTCATATTTTGGAAGTGTCGGCAGCATCCGAGCAGATGTCTGCAGGCTCCGAGCAGGTCAGTGCATCCGTAGATGAAATGCATCATATCGCCAAGCACGCCTCGGATGATGCGCAGACCGTGGTGGAAGCCGCCGAGGAGCAGCTCCAAGCGATCCAGGACATCGCTGCGTCGGTCGAGCGCTTGAATGCGGTAGCGGAAGAGCTGCGGTACGGAGTAGGCAAGTTCACGCTGTAA
- a CDS encoding cupin domain-containing protein, whose amino-acid sequence MTLYLDYKSPSIQYFDDVNRNRLFTKDRQNYINVLSTQTLNSLDNTSILDIFMSQGNVVEPHYHQNAAELVYCVTGAANVSFINPFTNEVSTYHITPGQVTNVPQGWWHWEVALTDNTHLIAIFNAPIPEVILGSDILRLTPSGILAHTYCLNEGQLRETLSPIQTSSFIGPPANCYGGYYIQGQPPQQPQVYGYQLPYQQAPAPAPYGYGQPYGSPYGQQGMFQPQR is encoded by the coding sequence ATGACGTTGTATCTCGACTACAAGTCGCCTTCCATCCAATATTTTGACGATGTAAACCGAAACAGGCTGTTCACAAAGGACCGGCAAAACTACATCAACGTCCTCTCCACGCAGACGTTGAACTCGCTGGACAATACGTCCATTCTGGATATTTTCATGAGCCAGGGCAACGTGGTGGAGCCGCATTACCACCAAAACGCAGCTGAACTGGTGTACTGCGTGACCGGGGCTGCGAACGTCTCGTTTATCAATCCGTTCACCAATGAAGTGTCGACGTACCATATCACCCCGGGACAAGTGACCAATGTCCCACAAGGGTGGTGGCACTGGGAGGTCGCCTTGACCGACAACACGCACCTGATCGCCATATTCAACGCGCCGATCCCTGAGGTCATTCTCGGATCGGACATTTTGCGGTTGACGCCAAGCGGCATCCTGGCGCATACGTACTGCCTCAACGAGGGGCAGCTGAGGGAGACCCTGTCCCCCATACAGACTTCGAGCTTCATCGGGCCTCCTGCCAACTGCTATGGCGGCTACTACATCCAGGGACAGCCTCCCCAGCAGCCGCAGGTGTACGGCTATCAGCTGCCGTACCAGCAGGCGCCTGCACCGGCTCCCTATGGATACGGACAACCGTATGGCTCGCCGTATGGGCAGCAGGGGATGTTTCAGCCGCAAAGGTAA
- a CDS encoding transporter substrate-binding domain-containing protein — protein sequence MKKMTKAIMASTLAATMLMTGTGAFAASSPAKAAPTAAAEAAKKQENKKFESRLDAIIARGYILVGTTGDYKPFTYLNPKTNEFEGYDIDAMKEFAKSLGVEVRFVQTSWSTMMNDLLADKFDIAVGGVTRNTDREKTAHMGDPYIQFGKAPLIRAEDKDKYKSIEDINKPSVRIGVNPGGTNEKFVREHLTNATVTVVQNNLDIPGLVANGTYDVMITDTIEAMVYSKADSRLYAALTDNPFTKSEKAYMIPRGDFIFASYLDVWMDEMKLQGKFDELFHKWIQ from the coding sequence ATGAAAAAAATGACAAAAGCAATCATGGCGAGCACGCTCGCTGCTACTATGCTGATGACAGGAACAGGAGCATTCGCCGCATCGAGCCCGGCTAAGGCAGCTCCGACCGCGGCTGCGGAAGCCGCCAAAAAACAGGAAAACAAAAAGTTTGAGTCCCGTTTGGACGCAATTATTGCACGGGGGTACATTCTCGTGGGAACGACGGGGGACTACAAACCGTTCACATATTTGAATCCGAAAACGAACGAGTTTGAAGGCTACGATATCGATGCCATGAAAGAATTCGCCAAGAGCCTGGGTGTCGAAGTGCGGTTCGTGCAAACTTCATGGTCGACGATGATGAACGATCTTTTGGCGGACAAGTTTGACATTGCCGTCGGCGGCGTCACCCGCAACACTGACCGTGAAAAAACAGCCCACATGGGCGATCCTTACATCCAATTCGGAAAAGCGCCTTTGATCCGTGCGGAAGACAAGGACAAGTACAAAAGCATCGAGGACATCAACAAGCCATCCGTGCGAATCGGGGTAAATCCGGGCGGCACCAACGAAAAATTCGTGCGTGAGCATCTGACCAACGCTACAGTCACGGTCGTTCAAAACAATCTCGACATTCCGGGGCTTGTCGCAAACGGTACCTATGACGTCATGATTACCGATACGATCGAAGCCATGGTGTACTCCAAAGCGGATTCTCGCCTGTATGCCGCTCTGACAGACAATCCGTTCACCAAGAGCGAAAAGGCGTATATGATTCCGCGCGGCGACTTCATTTTCGCGAGCTATCTGGACGTGTGGATGGACGAAATGAAGCTGCAAGGCAAATTCGACGAGCTGTTCCACAAATGGATTCAATAA